The Paracholeplasma manati sequence AACAAACATATACCCAGGGATGGTATCTTCTTTAACTGCCCCTAAGTAAGGGTACACATAGAGGGACGCGATTTTGAAACTACCCGATTCAACAATCGATTCATTGGGGATTTCAACGACGATGCCTTCACTTAAAAATTGCACTTTCAAGGTGATGGCGATTCTCGATATTCCAAAACGAATGGTAGACTCAAACCCATTGTCGATGATGCGCGTGGTTTTAGAGGTATTTTCTGAAAGAATAAACTCCTCTGTTCTCGCATTATTCGCCGTATTGGTGTTATAAGAGTAAATGTGAATCGCACTTCTCACACGGCGTTGCCAGTTATTAGACAAACCTGAGGTGGTGTAATCAATGGTACTTGAGAACATATAACCACGTTCGTTTTCAATCATGAATGACAATGAACTCATGTCAAGATAGACATTACCTAATTCGGTTGGAATCACGGTATGCTCAGGGTCAACAGTATAAGGACTGGTGACTGCCGTTAAATCATCGACTTGAGTGTATCGATTTGATGACACATAATCGGTGATTTGTGAGAAACTCGGGAGTGGTTGATCTGCAGAGGTCAAAATCGCACTATCGATAGCGACTTTCACGCCCAAACCCAATGCTAGGATGGATATCAAAATCCATACTTTAATACGGATGTGTCTAAACACGGTAGATCACCTCCTTAATGATCGAAACAACAAAGTCCCACACTTGACCGATGAATGCGTAGATGAGTAACCCCATCAAAACCAAAATAAGCATACCAAAGAGAATCAATAAGATGCTCTTAATGGTCTCTAATAAGGTATAGTTGTGGACTTCTTTTAAAGTATAAACGAATAGGAAAATGGTGTAATAGAAAACCACTTGATGGTAGAACGAGTAAATAAAGGCTTCATTATACGTTAGGAAGTGAGACAAAATCGTCATCACTGGGATGAATAAGATGAATGGAATCAAGGCGTAAGCTGACATCACAAATACATCTTTAAAACGACCTTCACCATCCGAGAATGTGGAAACCAAATAGTTCACAACGACATATAAACCAAAGACGGTCAGTACCAAACTGAGTTCTTGAATGAGGTTTCCGACAAAATGATTTCTAAACAGGAATCCCGATAAGTAAGTATCGGATAGATAAACGATGATGAATCCTAAAAGGATGAGTGACCCACTCAAATAACCACCTTTGTTTTCCCGTTTCACATAATAGACTAAATCAGCGGGTTTCTTAAATATGTTTTTGGTCAAACGAATTTGAGAAACCACTCGGTAGGATTTAAAGGTATTCACTTTATCTTGAATGGTTGAATAGAATGGTAAGTACTCAACACTTCTTCTTGAAACCTTATAAACCACCCATAATCCAAGACCAACCAGTACCCAAGTCACCAAATAATTCTGAATGGCGACATTACGGATTTCCCAATAGGCATTCGAATAGCCTGCCAAATCTTTGGCTTCAAAGAATGCATCTAGAGCATCTTCAAAGTTACCTTCTTTGACCAAGGCTTCACCCAAAGCGGCATGTGCTAACGCAAACCCGGTATTTTGTCTTAAAATTTCTTCCCAAATGGGTTTGGATTCTAAATACTTACCATCGTTGTATAGGGTAACCGCGGTATGAACTAAATCCACGAACACAGTTCTTTGGTAAATTTGAATGTTGTTGTAAATACGGTCTAATACATAAAGATTCCCTGCCTCATCGGTTGTAATACCCGATGGGGTATTGGTTAGACCGAGGGTTTGTTTCATGGAACTATCTTTGGTATTGAATTGGAATAACAATCGACCATTGGCGTCATATTCATAAATATCACCTGTGGTGGATACCATATAAATATAGTTCTCATCGTTCATCCATATGTCTGCCAATGCCGTATTAGGGTATAAGGTATCGGATAATAGTGTATTCACCCCAGAAATATTCAATCGCTTAAATGATTGACTGAAATTGATGTTGGTGGTTAAAATAGACCCCTTTTGACCGAGTGCCACATTGGTTGGTGATGGTGGTAGAGAAGATGCTAAATCAGAATCTTTAACGAATAAATTGTATAAAAACTTTCGGAAACTGATGGTAACACTGTTGATCCCTAAGTAACCGACAAACTCACCAGCGTAGTTAAGCTGAATGATCCCTGAGGTAGACCCTTCACCCACGACGTAAATGGCGTCATTCGAACCAACCACGACTTTGGTCGGCAAGAACGCATTGTTCGCACCAAAGATTGGAGAAGTTGGTTTGGTGATACGGGTATGAATGGTTTTCGTATTGAGATCTAAAATGAACACCGTTCGCGCATCTTTATCTGCAACATACATCGATTGCCCATCGACAAATACCCCGGTTGGGGTGACGAATTCTGGGGATTCAAACGTATCGATGAGTGTCCCATCGAGTTCAACCCATAAAATGCGTTTGTTGCCGGTATCAGCGATATACAGTTGATTGTTCTTTTGATAGATATCTTGTGGGTTTTTGAGATTTAAATCACTCAATGTGCCCACAGGGATATAAGCGGTTTGGGTCTGAACCAAACGGTTGTATTCCCCCAAAGTATAGGTATTGTAGGGAATCCCAGTGGTTGCTTGAGAGGCTTTGGTTTGGATGGTCGAAAATAGGAATCCAAACCCTAGTAAGATACACATCAATCCAATGATTTTTTTCATGATGATCTCCTACTTAATCCCAGAGTGTGCCATGGTATTCATGACTTTACTCTGTAGGAAAATGAAGATGATTAAATTGGGTAAGAACATGATTAAGCTGGCTGCCGCACTCATCCCAATCCCAACCACTTGGTTGGATGCGGAAGAGAGGGTAGACATGTAATAAGCGAATGTTCTCAAACTGTCGGAATTGATGTAGGTTGCGGACACATCGGCGTTATTCCAAACCGATTGGAAGGATAAAATCGCGATGGTTGCGAGTGCTGGTTTGATGAGTGGTAAAATGATTTTCAAGTAAATGGTGAAATGATTCGCGCCATCGATTTTAGCTGCTTCTATCAGTTCATTGGGAATTTGGTCAATGAATTGTTTAATTAAGAACAACCCAATAGGCACCGCTAAAGCGGGGATGATGTGCACCCAAAAGGTATCCACCAAACCAAAACTTTCGGTGATGATGTATCTTGGAATGATGACGGCTGTACCAACAAACATCATCGCGATGGTATTGATTTCAGAAAGCACTTTATTGATATGAAATTTCATTTTAGATAAAGCATAACCGGTGATACTACTGAGAAATATCGATAAGAAGACAACCAATAAGGTAATCACAATCGAATTAAATAAGTATCTTGATACGGGAATTCCTGTGGTGGTGGACGCTTGGAAGAGTTCAATGAAATTATCCCAAGTCGGTCTTTGAACAAAGAACCTTGGTGGGTATTCAATGAGTTCATCAAACGGTTTAAACGCATGGTTAAAAATGTATGCTAGCGGCAGTACCATGACTGCCGCAAATGGCAACACAAAGAGTAAATAGGGCAATTGTGAGAGATGAAATTTGTCTGGATTGGTTCTAATGGCTTGAAATTTTGGCATCTTTTCCACCTAGTCCCTTTCTCCAAATAATCTGTACGCAATCTTGCTAAAGAAATAGATCAATAAGAGTAACGCTACCGATAGCGCTGCCGCGTAACCCATATCGTATCGAATGAATCCGAAGTCTTCAATGTGGTTGACAATCAAAGACCCCGCATAGTTCGGTGTTGGGTTACTACCCGATAATTGAACCCCAATGGCCCCCGTTGAAAATGCTGTAACAATTGCCATCACAGCACCAAACAACATCTGCGGTTTCATCGAAGGAATCGTGATGTGGATGACTTCTTGGAAGCGGTTTTTAACCCCATCCAAATAAGCGGCTTCATAGAGTTCTTTATCGACATTTAAAATACCGGCAAGCATCGCTAAGAACCCAACCCCCATGGACCCCCAAAGGGTGACTAATACCATGATGGTAAATAAGTATTGAGGGGATTGTAAGAACGCAATCGGTTCAACGATTAAACCCAGTTCTAAAAGAATATAGTTTAAATAACCACTCGAATCTCCCGCAAAGAAAACTTTCCAAATGACGCTCATGGTCACCCCAGCCGTTAACGATGGGGTGTATAAAATCACGGCTAAAATGGTTCTTAAACGGTGCGGTAACTGAGCCAAACACCACGCTAGAACGAAGGATAATACATACCCACCAGGTCCAACCAAAATAGAGAATTTAATGGTGTTAGAAAGGATGTATTTCATAAATTCTTCGTCGCTGGTCAGTAAATAAATATAGTTGTTCATCCCGATGGGTTTCGGTGAACTGACCAAATCATAGGTTGTAAATGACAACAGAATCGCGAGTAAAATAGGAACTACAATGAAGACAATAAATAACAAGGTATACGGTAAAGCGAACAAATAAGCCGCTTTATCGTCCTGTTTGAATTGTCGTTTTTCTGTTTGGATGAATTGTTGAAGTTTATTCATGGTCATTCACCCACCCTTCGACGATACTTCGATTTGGTATGATGAATGGTTTAATGGATTCTCCCCTTGAATTGATATAACCAAACTCCAACATCTTTCGACTGATTTCTTTATTCATCTTGAGAATGCTGTCGGTCATGGTACTTCTCAAATTGGCATCATAAAAGACCACACTGTTTAGGGTATTGGACAATTCACGTTCCACCATATATGACCCTGGAATCTTCGGTACTTCTCTCAAATGGGTCCATTGTTCTAAAATAATGTCTTGATGGGCTTTGTTCCAATTGAGTTGTTCAAAGGCTTCGATATTGGCAGTATTCCATAAGTATCTGGTACCAAGTGTATTGATCAAAGTATTTGAGAATAATACTTGGGTTTCAGTAGAATGCCACCACTGCATGAATGCCCAGGCATCGTCTTGT is a genomic window containing:
- a CDS encoding YIP1 family protein, encoding MKKIIGLMCILLGFGFLFSTIQTKASQATTGIPYNTYTLGEYNRLVQTQTAYIPVGTLSDLNLKNPQDIYQKNNQLYIADTGNKRILWVELDGTLIDTFESPEFVTPTGVFVDGQSMYVADKDARTVFILDLNTKTIHTRITKPTSPIFGANNAFLPTKVVVGSNDAIYVVGEGSTSGIIQLNYAGEFVGYLGINSVTISFRKFLYNLFVKDSDLASSLPPSPTNVALGQKGSILTTNINFSQSFKRLNISGVNTLLSDTLYPNTALADIWMNDENYIYMVSTTGDIYEYDANGRLLFQFNTKDSSMKQTLGLTNTPSGITTDEAGNLYVLDRIYNNIQIYQRTVFVDLVHTAVTLYNDGKYLESKPIWEEILRQNTGFALAHAALGEALVKEGNFEDALDAFFEAKDLAGYSNAYWEIRNVAIQNYLVTWVLVGLGLWVVYKVSRRSVEYLPFYSTIQDKVNTFKSYRVVSQIRLTKNIFKKPADLVYYVKRENKGGYLSGSLILLGFIIVYLSDTYLSGFLFRNHFVGNLIQELSLVLTVFGLYVVVNYLVSTFSDGEGRFKDVFVMSAYALIPFILFIPVMTILSHFLTYNEAFIYSFYHQVVFYYTIFLFVYTLKEVHNYTLLETIKSILLILFGMLILVLMGLLIYAFIGQVWDFVVSIIKEVIYRV
- a CDS encoding carbohydrate ABC transporter permease codes for the protein MPKFQAIRTNPDKFHLSQLPYLLFVLPFAAVMVLPLAYIFNHAFKPFDELIEYPPRFFVQRPTWDNFIELFQASTTTGIPVSRYLFNSIVITLLVVFLSIFLSSITGYALSKMKFHINKVLSEINTIAMMFVGTAVIIPRYIITESFGLVDTFWVHIIPALAVPIGLFLIKQFIDQIPNELIEAAKIDGANHFTIYLKIILPLIKPALATIAILSFQSVWNNADVSATYINSDSLRTFAYYMSTLSSASNQVVGIGMSAAASLIMFLPNLIIFIFLQSKVMNTMAHSGIK
- a CDS encoding carbohydrate ABC transporter permease — protein: MTMNKLQQFIQTEKRQFKQDDKAAYLFALPYTLLFIVFIVVPILLAILLSFTTYDLVSSPKPIGMNNYIYLLTSDEEFMKYILSNTIKFSILVGPGGYVLSFVLAWCLAQLPHRLRTILAVILYTPSLTAGVTMSVIWKVFFAGDSSGYLNYILLELGLIVEPIAFLQSPQYLFTIMVLVTLWGSMGVGFLAMLAGILNVDKELYEAAYLDGVKNRFQEVIHITIPSMKPQMLFGAVMAIVTAFSTGAIGVQLSGSNPTPNYAGSLIVNHIEDFGFIRYDMGYAAALSVALLLLIYFFSKIAYRLFGERD